The DNA window GCGAGGTCACGTACGTCGTCGGTGCTGGCTTGCAGACCGGCTCGGTTGGCGGACTGTGCGACGACCGCGAACTTGGTGTCGAGAAGTTCCCATCCGGTGTTGCCGACGACCCGCGGCCAGAAGTAGGCCAACTGGCGGCGAGCCGCGGCGTGAAACGTCATCGCCTGCACTGTCCCGGTGCCCATCCCCCCGGAAGCAGCGTCGAGGGCGCGCAGCCGGGCGCGCATCTCACCGGCGGCCCGAGAAGTGAACGTCACCGCGAGCACCTGCCCCGGTGCGACGTGCCCGGACGACACGAGGTGCGCGATACGGCGGGTGATGGTGCGCGTCTTACCGGTGCCCGCACCGGCCAGCACGCACACCGGACCGCGCGCGGCGAGGACGGCCTCACGCTGCTCGTCGTCGAGATCATCGATGATGCTCGAGCACGTGACCTCTGTCGGCATGCGGACCATCTTGTCAGTGCGGGCCGACAAAACCGGGGCACGCCGCGGGCATGTTCGGGTCATCAACTACGTTGACTGCCTTATGAGTGCTGAGTTGACCATGTACACCACCTCGTGGTGCGGCTATTGCGCGCGCCTGAAGAAGGTCCTGAAGGCCGAGGGCATCGCGTTCGCCGAGGTCGACATCGAGGCCGATCCCGCCGCGGCGCAGTTCGTGGCCTCGGCCAACGGTGGCAATCAGACGGTGCCGACGCTGAAGTTTCCCGACGGCAGCACGCTGACCAATCCCAGTGGAGCCGACGTCAAGAAAAAGCTCGGCCGCTAGTCCGGGAAGCGGCTGAGCGAGTAGAAGAACGTGTAGAGCCCGTCGGAGAGAGTGTCAGACACCGGTAGCGGCAGGACCCGGTCGACGTCGTCGGGCTCGCCCGCCGCCAGCGGGTCGATGACCTCCGCCAGCCATCCGGACGCGGCGGCGTCCTCCTCGATGTAGGACACCAGGATGCTCGATGCGAACGGGAGGCGTCGCTGGCCCGGCAGCACCGCGGCCAGCCGGCTGCGTAGCTCGTTGGGTAGCACCGTCCAGCGCTCGCCGGTGTCAGCTGAACCCCACGCGCCGGTGAACAGCGTTGCGCCGTCGACACCGATGTCGAGCTCGATCTCGTCGTCGCCGATGGCGTCCGGTCCGGACTCGTCGTTGACGAAGAACCCGGTCGCCTTGTCCAGTGCGAGATAGGTCAGCGGCGAATTCCAGAAGCACGTGAAGCCCGCCGCGTCGTAAGAGCCTCGTTTCATAGCGAACAACCGCACTTCATCGCCCGCGGCGTTGGCGACGAGGTCAAGGGACGACTGCGCGCCCTCCACAAAACCCAATTTGGTCAGCGCAGTGTCGGTGAGTGTCACCGACACGGTTTCACCCGTGCCGTTCCTGAACGTGAATGTCTCATCGTGCGGGGTCCCCGCGAAGGTCGTCGGGAACTTCGCCTTGAACCAGCAGACGTCGTCCGTTCCGAGCGGTTGTCCCGGTGGGAAGCTCGACCGCACCTCGACGTGGGGTGTCAGCCAGATCGCGCGCTCCGGTGCATCCCCGAGATGCTCGAACACCGCCACCGTTGCGGGTCCCGGGTCAACAGCGTCCAACTGCAGTGCGATGAAGAACGGCCGCCGGGTGGCGAAGGTGCTGCCTTCGGGATCGAGGGGCGCTTCGGCCACCCCTTCCTGAGCTCCGGGCGGAGTGTTGGTCACCAACAGCGTGTCCTTCATCGAGATGGGACTGCTCAAGTCGGTTTCCAGGAAAAGCCGCACCCGCACGTTGGGCGGCGCGTAGACGGTGAAGGTGCCGGGTCGGTCGACGTAAATCCATTGAAATGCCTCGATGTCGCGGAAGTTGACCTTGATCAGCCGCATCGTCGTCGGCTCACCCGCACCCGACACATACGGGTCGATGGTTTTCATTTCGATCGCCTGGGCCGGGCAGCAGTTCGGCGACCACCGCTCGATGACCGCCTCGAGGGCGAAATGGTCGCTCTGATCGCGCAGCCGCGTGAACATGTGGTGTGGCACCGCGCCCGTCGACGGCACGCCAGCTTGGGTGAAGCAGTGATAGTCCAGCCGTTTCTGCTTACCGTTCGAAATGTCGATGTTGGTGAATCCCGGATCCACCTCGTCGTCGCTCACCGGCGGATGCATGTACGAGCGCCAGCCGTCATAGAACGTCTTCTGGAACGGCGAACCCGAGCTCTTGAACGTCTTCGCCCATTCATTGGTCGTGGCACCCGCATCGCCCCGGACGTTGAGATCTCCGACCAGGATGACGTTGCGCCATTCGTCGTCATCAGATCCCAGCACCTGCGACAGCGCGGAGTGAATCGCGCCGAATTGTTTTGCGCGGATGTCGCGGTACTGACCCTCACTCGTGTACGACGCCTGTAGATGCGTGAACGCAATGGTGGTGGTCTCGTCAGGGCGCGGAACCTGCACAATGCCAACGCCTTTGGCGGCTTTCGCATCAGTATCGGCGCTGTCGCTGTAGAAGTGTTCGTAGAGCTTTCCGCCGGTGGGCAACGTCTGAAACGGCAACTTGCTGACCAGCATCAGCCCGGAGTCCTCATCGAGGATTCCGCCGTCATCCATCTTCACGACCATGTTCCCCCAGGCAGCCAGCATGTTCTGCAGCTTGTCGCGACCGTCCTCGCTGAACACCTCGTTGAAGGCGATGACGTCCGGCTGTTCGGCCGGTGGCAGGTCGAGGATGGCGTTGGCGACCCGTTCGGCGCGTTCCTCCGCGTCGTCGCTCGTACCACCCGTGAGCGCCGCTACCAGCGGGAGCATCTGCACGTTGAACGTCATGAGTCGCAAAGCGGACATGTGCCCTTCTCCCTTGTTCGAGGAATCGGGATCGTCGTCGCCGCAGACAATCAGCGCGTCGTGCGTAGCGCGTTACGTCATTTCCCCTCGGGCACCCGAATTCTCTATGCACCACCGTATGCGGGTACGCGCGGCAAGATCGTCGCTTCCCGAGATCATTCGGCGTGGGCGGCTAATCCAGCGCGGCCCAGGATTCAATGATTTCGCGGGCGATCGAAATCGATCCGGGCAGCAGAAGCCTCGATGGCGAGTCGCTGCTCCAGTCGCCGTCGGCCAGCGCAGCGCGTACCTCATCTTTGGTGAACCACGCCGCCTCGGCGATCTCGCCGTCGTTGAACGAGAACTCCTGTTCGGGGTCACCGATCGCGTGGAACCCGACCATCAGCGACCGCGGAAACGGCCACGGCTGACTGCCCAGGTATTCGACATCGGTGACGTGCAGCCCGATCTCCTCAGCGATCTCGCGGACGACACACGCTTCGAACGACTCCCCCGCCTCGACGAAACCGGCCAGCAGCGAGAACAGCCGCTGCGGCCACACCGTCTGCCGGGCGAGCACTGCACGGTCATGGCCGTCGTGGACGAGGCAGATCACCGCCGGGTCGATGCGGGGGAACTCCTCGTGGCCTGCGGTCGCGTTGACCCTGGCCCAGCCACCCTTGATCGGCTTGGTCGGCGCACCATCGATCGCACTGAACCGCGCGCTGTCGTGCCAATTCAGCAGCGCCGTGGCGGTCGCGACCAGCTGGGCGCTGACGTCGTCAAAGATCGGGCCGGCGCGGCGCAGGTCGAGCACCTCGGTCTCGGTGTGCGGATCCTCGGGGCCCTCCAGCGCCGCGCGGATTCCCCATACGTGTGTGCCGTCGGCCAGCCGTCCGAGGAACACCGCATTCTCCGGAGGCTTGGCACCTAGGGCGGCGGCTTTTCCGAGCACCACGCTGCCCTCGGAGATCAGCACCTGGTTGCGACGGTCGACGCGCAGCACGCGAGCATCCGCCCAACCGGCCAACGCTGCATCGACATCGGTGCGCAGCGTGTCGGAGCGGTCGGCGCCGACGCGGGACAGCAGCGGGACGTTGCGGAGCCGGAATCCTCCACTCATCGCAGTCTGTTCTTCGCGCAAGCGCTCACTGGTGCACCATCCTTATGTCGGTGACCTCAGATGGGTCACCGATGCACCCGAGGTGCCGTCGAGTTACCGCCACAAGCGCTTGACGCATCGATGTCCATGATGAGTTTCGCGGGACTCGGCGGTTACCCGGGGTGTGCCGACCGTCGACAGGGCTGAGCGCCATCGAGCGCCGAACAGTGAGCGAACCGGCAGCCGCACCCCGGCACCGAAGTTTGGGTGCCTCCCCACTGGGACTAGCAGCGAGGAGGCTGTGATGAAGTATGCCCCAACGGTCTTGGCGGCGGAACCCGCCAACGGATTGACCAGTGGAATCGATTGGGCCCGTGACGATCACGCGGTATCGATCGTCGACGACCGCGGCGTCGAGATCCACCGAATCCTCATCGAACACAACGCCGCGGGACTGCGCACGCTGGTAAGCACATTGGCCCGACGCGGGGTCACCGAAGTGGCCATCGAACGTTCCGACGGCCCCATCGTCGATGCGCTGCTGGCCGCCGGCATCACCGTGGTGGTGATCAGCCCCAACCAACTCAAGAACCTGCGGGGACGCTACGGGTCGGCCGGCAACAAAGACGACCGGTTCGACGCCTTCGTGCTCGCCGACACCCTGCGCACCGACCGCACCCGGCTGCGCCCCCTGGTCCCCGACACCGCCGAAACCATCGCGTTGCGCACTGCGTGCCGAGCGCGAAAGGATCTCATCGGCCATCGGGTCGCACTGGCCAACCAGCTGCGCGAACACCTCAACCGCGTCTTCCCCGGCGCCGTGGGCCTGTTCGCCGACCTCGACTCGCCGATCAGCCTGACGTTCCTGACCCGCTTCGACAGCCAAGATCGCGCCGACTGGCTCAGCCCCACCCGACTGGGCGCCTGGCTGGCCTCGGTGGGATACACCGGCGGCATGGATCCCGCGGTCCTGCACACCCGCCTGATCACCGCACCTCGAGGCGCGACTGGCGAGCAAGGCGCGGCCCACGCCCGCGTCACCGGCGCGCTCGTGGCCACCCTCAAAACCCTCGTCGAACAGATCAAGTCCCTCTCCGACGACATCGCCGAACAACTCGCCGCCCACACCGACGGACACATCTTCGCCAGCCTGCCCCGATCCGGGAAAATCAGAGCGGCGAAGCTTCTCGCCGAAATCGGGGACTGCCGCGGCCGCTTCCCCACCCCCGAATCCCTGGCCTGCCTGGCCGGCGTGGCACCCTCCACCCGACAATCGGGCACCATGCGAACCGTCGGATTCCGCTGGTCGTGCGACAAACACCTGCGCGACGCAGTCACCGACTTCGCCGCCGACTCCCGACACGCCAACCCCTGGGCCGCCGACCTCTACAACCGCGCCCGCGCCCACAAACACGACCACACCCACGCCACCCGAATCGTGGCCCGCGCCTGGCTCTTCGTCATCTGGCACTGCTGGCAAGACGGAGCCGCATACGACCCGGCTCAACACCGAGCCCTTCAAACCCTGCTCAACAACCAAAAAGCCGCCGCCTGACACCAGAGTTGACACAGGGCTACTCATCACCGCTCGGCGTCCGCGCTGCGGATGTACAGCAGCCGGTCCCCGTTTTCGAGCGCATCGACCTGCTCGTCATCGACGCGCACCAGCTTGCCGGCACGGACGACGCCGAGCACGATGTCGGTGTTGTGCCTCGGCGATCCGCCAACCTCTTTGGGGGTGACTTCCCGTTCGGCGATCGCGAAGCCGGCGTCGGGGGTGAGAAGGTCTTCCATCATCTCGACAACGCTCGGGGTCTGTACCGCTATGCCCAGCAGCCGGCCGGAAGTCTCGGAGGTGACCACGGTCGAATCCGCGCCCGCCTGCTCGAGGAGGTGTTGGTTCTCGGCTTCTCGCACTGCGGCGATGATCTTGGCGTTGGGCGCCAACTCACGCGCGGTAAGGGTGACCAGGACCGCGGCGTCATCACGGTTGGTCGCGACGATGATCGCCTTGGCGTGCTGGGCGCTGGCCAGCCGCAGAATCTCCGAGTCGGTCGCGCTGCCGCGCACGGTGACGAGGCCAGCACTCTTGGCGCGTTCGAGGGCGACCGGGTCCTCGTCGACGACGACGATATCCGCCGGTGCCACTTCGTCGCCGATCATCGCGGCGGCCGCGGTCCTGCCCTTCGTGCCGTAGCCCACGATGACGATGTGGTTGCGCACCTTGTTCCTCCATCGCTGGATTTGGTAGACCTGCCGCGACTGCGTAGTGAGCGTTTCGACCGTCGTCCCGATCAGCACGATCAGAAACGCGATCCGAAGCGGCGTGATGACCAGGACGTTGACCAGCCGGGCGGACGGGGTCACCGGGGTGATGTCGCCGTACCCGGTGGTCGACAGTGACACCGTGGCGTAGTACAGGCAGTCCAGGAACGACAGCGGGTCATTGGCGTTCGGGGTGGCTTCGACGTCGCGATAGCCGTGCCGGTCCAGGTAGACGATCAGAACGGCGGCGAACAGCGCACCAAGGGCGTAGAAGACCCGCCGGATGATGCGCTGTGTCGGGCTGACCTGTTCGGTCGGGATCTGCACCGTATCGGTCAGCGCGTGGACCGGCTGATCGGCCAAGGTCTGGTCGAATCGGCGGAGCCGACGCCGCAATCTTCCCTTAGCCATCCCAACCCGTCATCGCTCCGCAGGGGCGCACGCCATTATGTAACCATGACCACACCCGTACCCGAACTGCAGCAGATCGCCAATCCCAAGCGCGCACACCTGATGGGCGCCGGCCTGGTCGGCATGGGCGTCCTGCACTTCGTGGCTCCCAAGCCGTTCGACACGATCATCCCGGAGGAGCTGCCGGGCAGCGCCCGCTTCTACACCTATGCCTCCGGCGTGGCCGAAATGGGAGTGGGCGGCCTGCTGCTGGCGCCCAAGACGCGCCGCCTCGGTGCGCTGGCGGCCATCGCCCTGTTCGTCGGCGTGTTTCCGGGCAACGTGAACATGGTCCGGTTGTGGAAAGACAAGCCACTCCCGATGCGTATCGGGGCGATCGCCCGCCTGCCACTGCAGATCCCGATGATCACCGAGGCGTTCAAGATCTATCGCTCGACAAGCCGCGTGGAGCATTCGGCTGCGGTTGAGCCTTCTTGAGTAGTAAGACGATTTGGTTGAGGACAGCGTGGCGTCGAGGTATTCGCACCACCGGCGCGGTCGGCACGGCCAGCCGCCGCGCGCACGCTTGCAGGTGCTCCAGTCAGTGGATAGGTCGTCCGCGGCCACACACCCAAACGTAAATGTCGGTGGGCTCTGGGAGGTTGGCAGTTGATGAGCCGTCACACCACATTCTGCTACTGCCTGGACCCCGCCGTCGAGCAGAACGAGGTGCTGTCCCGGCATGCCGGAGCGTCGCGGTTCGCGTTTAACCAGTGCCTACAGATAGTGAAAACCGCGCTCACCGACCGCACGACCGATCCGGGCGTCGAGGTGCCATGGACGGGGTTTGATCTGATCAATGCGTTCAACGCGTGGAAGAAAACCGCCGACGCGGGCCGGGTCTTCACTGTCGACGTCGACGGCGTGGCCGACATAGTGGTGACCGGCTTGTCGTGGCGGCGCGAGGTGTGTCAGCAGGTGTTCGAGGAAGCCGCTGTCGACCTGGGCAGGGGCCTGAAAGCGTGGTCGGATTCACGCTTAGGCAAGCACAAAAGCAAGCGGGTCGGGTTCCCCCGGTTCAAGAAGAAAACCACGGCTATTCCGTCGTTTCGGCTGCGCAACAAACACCCCAAAGGCGCGCGTGCGGCCATCCGCGTCGGCGACAACAACAAGGTCCGGTCGGTCACACTGCCGGGCATCGGAGCGATCGCGGTGCACGATGACACCCGCCGGCTGCGGCGCATGCTCGCCAAGAACCGCGCGAAAATCCTGTTCGCCACTATCACCTGTCACGGCGGCCGCTGGTGGATCGCGTTGAACGTCGAGGCCGCCGATCTGCACCCCGACCACCAGCACCCGACTCGCCCTGGCGATGGTGGCGGTTCGGTGGGTGTGGACCGTGGCCTGTTGTTGTTTCTGGTCGCCGCCACCGCCGACGGTACCGAACTCGCCCGTATCAGCCACGCGCCCAAAGCGCTGGCCACCGGAATGTCCAAGCAACGACGGCTGGCTAAGTCGTTGTCACACAAGAAGAAAGGATCACGCAACCGCAAGGATGCCGCCGCCCGGTTGGGCCGGCATCATCATCGTGTCGCCAATGTGCGCCGCCATTTCCTGCACCAGGTATCAAGTGAGTTGGTCAAGACCCACGACCGGCTCGTCATCGAAAACCTCAACGTGGCAGGCATGCTGCGCAATCACCGGCTGGCTCGAGCCGTTTCCGATGCGGGCTGGTCAGAGTTCGCCCGGATGCTGCGTTACAAGCAAGCCTGGCGCGGCGGGCTGCTCATCGAAGCCGACCGCTGGTTTCCCTCGACCCGACTATGCCCGCAATGCGGGACGATCAACAGCGAGATGACGCTGGCCGATCGCGTCTTCACCTGTTTTTGCGGATATAGCGCCGACAGAGATACCAACGCCGCGCTGAATCTGGCCCGCTGGGGCGACACCCACCACGACGCCCATCGATACCCGGACCCCCAAGCAGGGGGCCGGGCCACCAATGCTCGCCGACGGGACGGCGCTGACCAACACCCCCGTGTTGGTGAAACCAGCCCGAAAGACGCGGGAACCGACGTTCACACCGCACCCGCGGCCTGAACTGACGACGCCCGAGGAGGGCGGTGCCGAACACTCAGTTCGACACGCTTTAAGCCGCGGTAGTCCCCAGCAGCGCCAGCAAGTCGTCACTGCCGGGTAGATCGTCGGGACTGACGGTCAGCCCGCTGCGCACGTAGTGAAACGACGCGCGAACGGATTCGACTGAGATTCCCTGCAGCGCCGCCCACGCCAGCCGGTAGACGGCGAGCTGAACGGCCGCGTGCTCCTTGCCTTCCGGCGTGCCGGGTGGGTCGCCTGTCTTCCAGTCGACGACGGTAGCGCCGCCGTCGTCGTCGCCGAAGACCGCGTCGATGCGCCCGCGCACCACTCGGCCGCCGAGCACCATGTCGAAAGGCACCTCGACGTCGATCGGGGTGCGCGCGGCCCATGACGACACCGCGAACGCGGCCTGCAGTTCGGCGAGTTCGTCGGTAACCGTGGCGTCGTGGTCCACGGCACCGGGCAGGTCGTCGAGATCGAACAGCCGATCAGCGTGATAGAAGCGCTGTACCCAATCGTGGAAAGCCGTGCCCAGCAGTGCATGTGGGTCAGGTCGGCTTGGCAAGCGGCGTCGCAGTCGTTGCGCTACCGCATCGGGGTCGCGGCCGAGTTCCACCAGCGTGATGACCGACAGCTGCGTCGGCAGTGGCGGGACCGGGCGGTCGTCGGATCGGTTGCGTTCGGCCAGGAGCGCATCGACGTCGGATGCCCATCCCTCTTCGCCGTCTGCGGGTTCACTACCTGACTCACCCGACATTGCGTTGGCGACCAGCGCGGCGCCTCGGCCCACATCGTCACGGCGCGAGCCCGCCGGATCGACGGGCCAGAGCGCTTCGGCTACGTTGTCGCGCAACGGATTGGGCTCACCGTCTGCCGGGGCGGGAGCCCACTGCTCGACGACACCGCAGGGCTCGCCTGCAGCATCCGCGCGCTCGATGATCTCCTTGAGCTCCTCGAGGAAGGTCGACGGGCCGCGCGGCTTGGATTCGGACGCTCCCCAGTGGTGACCGGACAGCAGCAGCGTGTCCTCTGCGCGGGTGATCGCTACGTACAACAGCCGTCGTTCCTCGTCGACGCGGCGCAGCGCCAAACTGTCCTTGTGGTCAGCGATCTTGTCCGACAGTGTCTTTCGATCATTGACATCCGACGTGTCCAGGACCGGTACACCGTGCTCTGACAACGTCGCCCGATCACCCCGCAGCAGCGGAGGCAGGTCGCCGGGGTCGGTAAGCCATGTCCGCGCGGACGCGGTCGATGGAAACACCCGGCCGCTGAGATGGGGCACCGCGACGACCCGCCATTCCAGGCCCTTCGCGGCGTGCACAGTAAGGATTTGAACCCGGTCGTCGGCGACGGACACTTCCGCAGGTGCCAGGCCGTTCTCCACCTGCTCGGCCGCATCGAGGTAGGCGAGCAGACCGGAAACCGTCGCGGCGGGACGGCTCGCGAAGTCAGCCACCACATCGGCGAACGCATCGAGATGCTCAGTGCCCGACCAGCCCGCCGACACCCGGCGTGCGGCCCGGACCTCGGTGTCCACTCCGAGTACCCGTCGCACCTCGGCGACCAGTTCAGGCAGCGGGTGCGTGAGATGACCACGAAGCGCGATCAATTCGCGACTCAGGTCCACGATGCGGGCGTACCCCGTCGCGGAGTACGCCGTCGGAGGGCCCGGATCGCCGACGGCATCCGTCAGGCATGCGGCGTCGGCGTCGGGTGCGGCTTGCGCGACGACCCGATCCGCCGCCGCACTGTCGGCCGGCTTGCCGAAGTCGTCGAGTTGGACGGCGCGCCGCCACAACGCTGCGACGTCGCGCGCGCCCAGCCGCCAGCGTGGTCCGGTCAGCACGCGCATCGCAGCCGCGCCTGCGGTCGGGTCGGCCACCATTCGCAGCGTCGCCACGACGTCGGCTACCTCGGGGACACCGAGCAGGCCGGCGAGTCCCACGACTTCGACCGGTACGGCGCGTGCGGTGAGCGCATCGGCAATGGGGCCGGCATCGGCGTTGCGGCGCACGAGCACCGCCGCCGTCGGTGCCGCGGCGCCCTCGCCGCGAGCCTGGTGATAAATGCGCGCGAGGTGGTCTGCCACCCAATTGCGTTCGGAGACCACATCTGTCAGCAGTGCGCAGCTGACGGTGCCCTGGGCCGCGTCGGGCTTGGGCCGCAGCTCCCGCACCACCACGGAGCGGCGCCGCGCCTCGGCGGACACCGCGTTCGCCAGATGCAACGTGCCCGGCGGGTTGCGCCAGCTGGTGCGGAGCTCCAGCGTCGGGGCGGGGCTACCGTCGGCGAGGGGAAAGTCGGTGGTGAACCGCGGCAGGTTGGTGGCCGATGCGCCGCGCCAGCCGTAGATCGACTGGATGGGATCACCGACGGCGGTCAGGGCCAACGCGTCGTCGACCCCGCCGCCGAAGAGCGCCGACAGCGCGACTCGTTGGGCGTGGCCGGTGTCCTGG is part of the Mycolicibacterium tusciae JS617 genome and encodes:
- a CDS encoding RNA-guided endonuclease TnpB family protein, translated to MSRHTTFCYCLDPAVEQNEVLSRHAGASRFAFNQCLQIVKTALTDRTTDPGVEVPWTGFDLINAFNAWKKTADAGRVFTVDVDGVADIVVTGLSWRREVCQQVFEEAAVDLGRGLKAWSDSRLGKHKSKRVGFPRFKKKTTAIPSFRLRNKHPKGARAAIRVGDNNKVRSVTLPGIGAIAVHDDTRRLRRMLAKNRAKILFATITCHGGRWWIALNVEAADLHPDHQHPTRPGDGGGSVGVDRGLLLFLVAATADGTELARISHAPKALATGMSKQRRLAKSLSHKKKGSRNRKDAAARLGRHHHRVANVRRHFLHQVSSELVKTHDRLVIENLNVAGMLRNHRLARAVSDAGWSEFARMLRYKQAWRGGLLIEADRWFPSTRLCPQCGTINSEMTLADRVFTCFCGYSADRDTNAALNLARWGDTHHDAHRYPDPQAGGRATNARRRDGADQHPRVGETSPKDAGTDVHTAPAA
- a CDS encoding ATP-dependent helicase, which produces MSPRYSPDELASALGLFAPTDEQAAVIEAPPGPMVVIAGAGAGKTETMAARVVWLVANGYASPGEVLGLTFTRKAAGQLLRRVRTRLARLAGSGLVPAGPGVPDFTDDPATVSTYHAFAGNLLREYGLLLPVEPDTRLLSETDLWQLAFRVVCEHPQHLDTDKTPAAVTAMVLRLAGQLAEHLVDTEQLRDTHVELERLVHTLPAGPYQRDRGPSQWLLRMLATQTERTQLVPLIDALHRSMREQKAMDFGMQMASAARLASGFPQVGEQLRNRYRVVLLDEYQDTGHAQRVALSALFGGGVDDALALTAVGDPIQSIYGWRGASATNLPRFTTDFPLADGSPAPTLELRTSWRNPPGTLHLANAVSAEARRRSVVVRELRPKPDAAQGTVSCALLTDVVSERNWVADHLARIYHQARGEGAAAPTAAVLVRRNADAGPIADALTARAVPVEVVGLAGLLGVPEVADVVATLRMVADPTAGAAAMRVLTGPRWRLGARDVAALWRRAVQLDDFGKPADSAAADRVVAQAAPDADAACLTDAVGDPGPPTAYSATGYARIVDLSRELIALRGHLTHPLPELVAEVRRVLGVDTEVRAARRVSAGWSGTEHLDAFADVVADFASRPAATVSGLLAYLDAAEQVENGLAPAEVSVADDRVQILTVHAAKGLEWRVVAVPHLSGRVFPSTASARTWLTDPGDLPPLLRGDRATLSEHGVPVLDTSDVNDRKTLSDKIADHKDSLALRRVDEERRLLYVAITRAEDTLLLSGHHWGASESKPRGPSTFLEELKEIIERADAAGEPCGVVEQWAPAPADGEPNPLRDNVAEALWPVDPAGSRRDDVGRGAALVANAMSGESGSEPADGEEGWASDVDALLAERNRSDDRPVPPLPTQLSVITLVELGRDPDAVAQRLRRRLPSRPDPHALLGTAFHDWVQRFYHADRLFDLDDLPGAVDHDATVTDELAELQAAFAVSSWAARTPIDVEVPFDMVLGGRVVRGRIDAVFGDDDGGATVVDWKTGDPPGTPEGKEHAAVQLAVYRLAWAALQGISVESVRASFHYVRSGLTVSPDDLPGSDDLLALLGTTAA
- a CDS encoding endonuclease/exonuclease/phosphatase family protein, which gives rise to MSALRLMTFNVQMLPLVAALTGGTSDDAEERAERVANAILDLPPAEQPDVIAFNEVFSEDGRDKLQNMLAAWGNMVVKMDDGGILDEDSGLMLVSKLPFQTLPTGGKLYEHFYSDSADTDAKAAKGVGIVQVPRPDETTTIAFTHLQASYTSEGQYRDIRAKQFGAIHSALSQVLGSDDDEWRNVILVGDLNVRGDAGATTNEWAKTFKSSGSPFQKTFYDGWRSYMHPPVSDDEVDPGFTNIDISNGKQKRLDYHCFTQAGVPSTGAVPHHMFTRLRDQSDHFALEAVIERWSPNCCPAQAIEMKTIDPYVSGAGEPTTMRLIKVNFRDIEAFQWIYVDRPGTFTVYAPPNVRVRLFLETDLSSPISMKDTLLVTNTPPGAQEGVAEAPLDPEGSTFATRRPFFIALQLDAVDPGPATVAVFEHLGDAPERAIWLTPHVEVRSSFPPGQPLGTDDVCWFKAKFPTTFAGTPHDETFTFRNGTGETVSVTLTDTALTKLGFVEGAQSSLDLVANAAGDEVRLFAMKRGSYDAAGFTCFWNSPLTYLALDKATGFFVNDESGPDAIGDDEIELDIGVDGATLFTGAWGSADTGERWTVLPNELRSRLAAVLPGQRRLPFASSILVSYIEEDAAASGWLAEVIDPLAAGEPDDVDRVLPLPVSDTLSDGLYTFFYSLSRFPD
- the nudC gene encoding NAD(+) diphosphatase, translating into MSGGFRLRNVPLLSRVGADRSDTLRTDVDAALAGWADARVLRVDRRNQVLISEGSVVLGKAAALGAKPPENAVFLGRLADGTHVWGIRAALEGPEDPHTETEVLDLRRAGPIFDDVSAQLVATATALLNWHDSARFSAIDGAPTKPIKGGWARVNATAGHEEFPRIDPAVICLVHDGHDRAVLARQTVWPQRLFSLLAGFVEAGESFEACVVREIAEEIGLHVTDVEYLGSQPWPFPRSLMVGFHAIGDPEQEFSFNDGEIAEAAWFTKDEVRAALADGDWSSDSPSRLLLPGSISIAREIIESWAALD
- a CDS encoding IS110 family transposase, whose protein sequence is MKYAPTVLAAEPANGLTSGIDWARDDHAVSIVDDRGVEIHRILIEHNAAGLRTLVSTLARRGVTEVAIERSDGPIVDALLAAGITVVVISPNQLKNLRGRYGSAGNKDDRFDAFVLADTLRTDRTRLRPLVPDTAETIALRTACRARKDLIGHRVALANQLREHLNRVFPGAVGLFADLDSPISLTFLTRFDSQDRADWLSPTRLGAWLASVGYTGGMDPAVLHTRLITAPRGATGEQGAAHARVTGALVATLKTLVEQIKSLSDDIAEQLAAHTDGHIFASLPRSGKIRAAKLLAEIGDCRGRFPTPESLACLAGVAPSTRQSGTMRTVGFRWSCDKHLRDAVTDFAADSRHANPWAADLYNRARAHKHDHTHATRIVARAWLFVIWHCWQDGAAYDPAQHRALQTLLNNQKAAA
- a CDS encoding DoxX family protein codes for the protein MTTPVPELQQIANPKRAHLMGAGLVGMGVLHFVAPKPFDTIIPEELPGSARFYTYASGVAEMGVGGLLLAPKTRRLGALAAIALFVGVFPGNVNMVRLWKDKPLPMRIGAIARLPLQIPMITEAFKIYRSTSRVEHSAAVEPS
- a CDS encoding mycoredoxin, producing the protein MSAELTMYTTSWCGYCARLKKVLKAEGIAFAEVDIEADPAAAQFVASANGGNQTVPTLKFPDGSTLTNPSGADVKKKLGR
- a CDS encoding potassium channel family protein encodes the protein MAKGRLRRRLRRFDQTLADQPVHALTDTVQIPTEQVSPTQRIIRRVFYALGALFAAVLIVYLDRHGYRDVEATPNANDPLSFLDCLYYATVSLSTTGYGDITPVTPSARLVNVLVITPLRIAFLIVLIGTTVETLTTQSRQVYQIQRWRNKVRNHIVIVGYGTKGRTAAAAMIGDEVAPADIVVVDEDPVALERAKSAGLVTVRGSATDSEILRLASAQHAKAIIVATNRDDAAVLVTLTARELAPNAKIIAAVREAENQHLLEQAGADSTVVTSETSGRLLGIAVQTPSVVEMMEDLLTPDAGFAIAEREVTPKEVGGSPRHNTDIVLGVVRAGKLVRVDDEQVDALENGDRLLYIRSADAER